In Spinacia oleracea cultivar Varoflay chromosome 5, BTI_SOV_V1, whole genome shotgun sequence, a single window of DNA contains:
- the LOC110789966 gene encoding amino acid permease 3, which translates to MGSKQQTSGNNQSFNLAHDVAPSKLYDDDGRLKRTGSVWTASSHIITAVIGSGVLSLAWATAQLGWIAGPVVMLLFSVVTYYTSVLLADCYRSGDSVSGKRNYTYMDAVQANLGGLQVKICGLIQYLNLFGVAIGYTIAASISMTAIKRSNCFHEKGEKGKCDISANPYMILFGIAEIFFSQIKDFDQIWWLSIVAAVMSFTYSTIGLGLGIAKVAVNGKVMGSMTGISIGVVTETDKVWRSFQALGDIAFAYSYSMILIEIQDTVRSPPAESKTMRKATLISVVVTTAFYLLCGCFGYAAFGDLSPGNLLTGFGFYNPYWLVDIANAAIVIHLVGAYQVYCQPLYAFIEKIAIQTYPHSDFINKDIKIPLPMCLSKKPYNLNLFRLIWRTVFVIITTVISMLLPFFNDVVGLLGALGFWPLTVYFPVEMYISQKKIPKWTTKWVSLQILSAACLIITIAAAAGSIAGVAIDLKSYKPFKTTY; encoded by the exons ATGGGAAGCAAGCAGCAAACTTCCGGTAACAATCAATCCTTCAATCTTGCTCACGATGTTGCACCCTCCAAATtatatgatgatgatggccgTCTCAAGAGAACAG GGAGTGTATGGACGGCAAGTTCCCATATAATAACAGCTGTGATTGGGTCAGGAGTGTTGTCCTTGGCATGGGCCACGGCCCAGTTAGGATGGATTGCTGGCCCAGTTGTCATGTTGCTGTTCTCCGTTGTCACTTACTACACTTCTGTTCTCCTTGCCGACTGCTACCGCTCCGGCGACTCCGTCTCCGGCAAGAGGAATTACACTTACATGGACGCCGTTCAAGCTAATCTTG GTGGACTTCAAGTGAAAATATGTGGACTAATTCAGTACTTAAACCTGTTTGGAGTTGCAATTGGTTATACAATAGCAGCCTCTATAAGCATGAC GGCTATAAAGAGGTCAAATTGCTTCCATGAGAAAGGAGAAAAAGGAAAGTGCGACATATCAGCAAATCCTTACATGATTCTGTTTGGAATAGCTGAGATATTCTTTTCACAAATCAAAGATTTCGATCAAATATGGTGGCTATCGATAGTTGCAGCGGTCATGTCTTTCACTTATTCCACCATTGGTCTTGGTCTTGGTATCGCTAAAGTGGCTG TAAACGGAAAAGTGATGGGCAGTATGACGGGTATTAGCATTGGTGTGGTCACTGAAACTGATAAAGTATGGAGGAGCTTCCAAGCACTTGGTGATATTGCATTTGCCTATTCTTACTCCATGATTCTCATTGAAATACAG GACACAGTGAGGTCACCCCCAGCAGAATCAAAGACAATGAGGAAGGCTACACTAATAAGTGTAGTAGTAACAACCGCTTTCTACTTGTTGTGTGGGTGCTTCGGCTATGCAGCATTTGGGGATTTATCTCCCGGAAATCTGCTAACCGGGTTTGGATTCTACAACCCATATTGGCTAGTAGACATAGCCAATGCTGCCATCGTAATTCATCTAGTTGGGGCGTACCAAGTTTACTGTCAGCCACTCTATGCTTTCATTGAGAAAATAGCCATTCAGACCTACCCTCACAGTGACTTCATCAACAAGGATATCAAAATTCCCCTTCCTATGTGTCTGTCAAAAAAACCTTACAACCTAAACCTATTCCGCTTAATTTGGAGGACTGTGTTTGTGATAATTACAACTGTAATCTCAATGCTCTTACCCTTCTTCAATGATGTAGTAGGATTGCTTGGAGCACTCGGGTTTTGGCCATTGACAGTATACTTTCCTGTGGAGATGTATATATCCCAGAAGAAAATACCCAAATGGACTACAAAATGGGTTTCCCTTCAGATTTTAAGTGCTGCTTGTCTCATTATCACCATCGCTGCAGCTGCTGGATCTATTGCCGGGGTGGCTATTGATCTTAAGTCTTATAAGCCTTTCAAGACCACTTATTGA